The proteins below come from a single Caulobacter flavus genomic window:
- a CDS encoding HlyD family type I secretion periplasmic adaptor subunit, with translation MSLSTHLRVFARAWGDENRRSAKARQRVEPGFLAAALEVVETPPSPIGRAISWTIIAGAVGALVWSCWAKVDTVAVAEGRLVPTGRLRSVEPSDPGTVRAIAVREGERVRPGQLLIALDPTVAEADAESAVTELSTAGLTLARANALLAYAAGHGGAVIAPSDAEPSAVEAERQLVAARIQAFEAKRASLGERRVGAEASARQAQAEIVKLQRTLPILQRQLDDQKGLEAKGYGARQKLLQQEQALVAAEQDLIAQQGRLDEARAQVASLARDAAELREQFVGQAAQERAEAEGLSATRADALRKAEQKRQLQTLTAPVGGVVQAVSVTTLGEVAETGKALVTIVPDGEALVVEALVLNKDAGFVRVGDHAVIKLEAYPFTRYGTLDGEVAQISPDAIVDEKRGLVFPVRVKVSRSQLSVDGRRALLSAGMSASVEIVTGKRRVIDFIWSPVAKTVSEAGRER, from the coding sequence ATGAGCCTGTCGACGCACCTGCGCGTGTTCGCCCGGGCCTGGGGCGACGAGAACCGCCGCTCGGCCAAGGCCCGCCAGCGCGTGGAGCCCGGCTTCCTGGCCGCCGCCCTGGAAGTGGTCGAGACGCCGCCCTCGCCGATCGGCCGGGCCATCAGCTGGACGATCATCGCCGGCGCCGTCGGGGCCCTGGTCTGGTCGTGCTGGGCCAAGGTCGACACCGTCGCCGTCGCCGAGGGGCGGCTGGTGCCGACGGGACGCCTGCGCAGCGTCGAGCCGTCCGACCCGGGCACGGTGCGCGCCATCGCCGTCCGCGAGGGCGAGCGGGTGCGTCCGGGGCAGCTGCTGATCGCGCTGGATCCCACCGTGGCCGAGGCCGACGCCGAGAGCGCGGTGACCGAACTGTCCACCGCCGGGCTGACCCTGGCGCGGGCCAACGCCCTGCTGGCCTATGCGGCGGGCCACGGCGGGGCGGTGATCGCCCCGTCCGACGCCGAGCCGAGCGCCGTCGAGGCCGAGCGCCAGCTGGTGGCGGCGCGGATCCAGGCCTTCGAGGCCAAGCGCGCCTCGCTGGGCGAGCGTCGCGTCGGCGCCGAGGCCAGCGCCCGCCAGGCCCAGGCCGAGATCGTCAAGCTGCAGCGCACCCTGCCGATCCTGCAGCGCCAGCTCGACGACCAGAAGGGCCTCGAGGCCAAGGGCTACGGCGCCCGCCAGAAGCTGCTGCAGCAGGAGCAGGCCCTGGTCGCCGCCGAGCAGGACCTGATCGCCCAGCAGGGACGACTGGACGAGGCGCGGGCCCAGGTCGCCTCCCTGGCGCGCGACGCGGCCGAACTGCGCGAACAGTTCGTCGGCCAGGCCGCCCAGGAACGGGCCGAGGCCGAGGGGCTGTCGGCCACCCGCGCCGACGCCCTGCGCAAGGCCGAGCAGAAGCGCCAGCTCCAGACCCTGACGGCCCCGGTCGGCGGGGTGGTGCAGGCCGTGTCCGTCACGACGCTGGGCGAGGTGGCCGAGACCGGCAAGGCGCTGGTGACCATCGTGCCGGACGGCGAGGCGCTGGTGGTCGAGGCCCTGGTCCTCAACAAGGACGCCGGCTTCGTGCGGGTAGGCGACCACGCGGTCATCAAGCTCGAGGCCTATCCCTTCACCCGCTACGGCACGCTGGACGGCGAGGTGGCGCAGATCTCGCCCGACGCCATCGTCGACGAGAAGCGCGGCCTGGTGTTTCCGGTGCGGGTAAAAGTGTCAAGGTCTCAACTTAGCGTTGATGGTCGGCGGGCGTTGCTGTCGGCCGGCATGAGCGCGTCCGTCGAGATCGTCACCGGCAAGCGCCGGGTGATCGACTTCATCTGGTCGCCGGTCGCCAAGACGGTGAGTGAAGCGGGGAGAGAACGGTGA
- a CDS encoding toxin-activating lysine-acyltransferase — protein sequence MADGTTPQTPPQKTVSQVLGEITWLLTQSPVHKQLFIGDLEWFAMPPILLEQFRVWNGPNSPAAVAFWAFVNEDTEARLAAGAPKLRPDEWRAGDRAWLIELVAPFGAQDEILADLSANVFEGKPFKYHTVVDGARAVASFPPQPQA from the coding sequence ATGGCCGATGGGACCACCCCGCAGACGCCGCCGCAGAAGACCGTCTCCCAGGTCCTGGGGGAAATCACCTGGCTGCTGACCCAGTCGCCGGTTCACAAGCAGCTGTTCATCGGCGACCTGGAATGGTTCGCCATGCCGCCGATCCTGCTCGAGCAGTTCCGCGTCTGGAACGGCCCCAACAGCCCCGCCGCGGTGGCCTTCTGGGCCTTCGTCAACGAGGACACCGAGGCGCGGCTGGCGGCCGGCGCCCCCAAGCTGCGTCCCGACGAGTGGCGCGCCGGCGACCGGGCCTGGCTGATCGAGCTGGTGGCGCCGTTCGGCGCCCAGGACGAGATCCTCGCCGACCTCTCCGCCAACGTCTTCGAGGGCAAGCCCTTCAAGTACCACACGGTCGTCGACGGGGCCCGCGCCGTCGCCTCGTTCCCCCCGCAACCCCAAGCCTAG